Proteins from one Candidatus Sulfotelmatobacter sp. genomic window:
- the dctP gene encoding TRAP transporter substrate-binding protein DctP, whose amino-acid sequence MAATRSAPSLHPSDFRGFALDVAARELVREYNRRLRPHGLSYVPYFVLLLLAAAEGGARPSDLAAALRLDGSSLSGHLDKLEDAGLAQRRPDPSDKRVIRVHPTARTRALLAELEPLGRALAALEPDLGPDALARVERAARQTPAATGGPRPLAPRPRAGLVTTLRVATLTVPRSNVGRALTRFAELVDERSGGAIRVALELPSRAPGGEVQTLVDLRSGDLALASVTAPVAGTLLPEAQLIELPYLLDGFAHADAFLDGPFGARVLDGLADLGLTGLGFVVNGMRSLTTRDQVVRDPDALRGLRLRVQQSPINVHLAEALGAIAVPLPFPRLAEALAAGEIDAQENALANIAGLELWSAQQRLVLTRHAVSAHVLVANAELLAALGSGALLVGEAMRDALTEQRAAAARLEDELLAQLAQRMTVELLDDAQRARFVAATRLVHDRLARALGDEPLARAIAAAQAARPVLTPAPAA is encoded by the coding sequence GTACAACCGCCGGCTGCGCCCGCACGGCCTGAGCTACGTCCCGTACTTCGTTCTCTTGCTGTTGGCGGCGGCCGAGGGCGGCGCCCGGCCGTCCGACCTGGCGGCGGCGCTGCGGCTCGACGGCTCCTCGCTCAGCGGCCACCTCGACAAGCTCGAGGACGCCGGCCTTGCGCAGCGCCGCCCCGACCCGAGCGACAAGCGCGTCATCCGCGTCCACCCGACCGCGCGCACGCGGGCGCTGCTGGCCGAGCTCGAGCCGCTCGGCCGCGCGCTGGCGGCGCTCGAGCCGGACCTGGGGCCGGACGCGTTGGCGCGGGTCGAGCGCGCGGCCCGGCAGACGCCGGCGGCCACCGGCGGACCGCGTCCGCTCGCCCCGCGTCCGCGCGCCGGTTTGGTGACGACGCTGCGCGTGGCGACGCTGACGGTGCCGCGCTCGAACGTCGGCCGCGCGCTGACGCGCTTCGCCGAGCTGGTCGACGAGCGCAGCGGCGGCGCGATCCGCGTCGCGCTGGAATTGCCGTCGCGCGCGCCGGGCGGCGAGGTGCAGACGCTGGTCGATCTGCGCAGCGGCGACCTCGCGCTGGCCTCGGTGACCGCGCCGGTGGCCGGAACGCTGCTGCCCGAGGCGCAGCTGATCGAGCTGCCGTACCTGCTCGACGGCTTCGCGCACGCCGACGCGTTCCTCGACGGACCGTTCGGCGCGCGCGTGCTCGACGGGCTGGCCGACCTCGGGCTGACCGGGCTCGGCTTCGTCGTCAACGGCATGCGATCGCTCACGACGCGCGATCAGGTCGTGCGCGACCCCGACGCGCTGCGCGGCTTGCGGCTGCGCGTGCAGCAGTCGCCGATCAACGTGCACCTCGCCGAAGCGCTGGGCGCGATCGCCGTCCCGTTGCCGTTTCCGCGCCTGGCCGAAGCGCTCGCGGCCGGCGAGATCGACGCCCAAGAGAACGCGCTGGCGAACATCGCCGGGCTCGAGCTGTGGAGCGCGCAGCAGCGGCTGGTGCTGACGCGGCACGCCGTCTCGGCGCACGTGCTGGTGGCCAACGCGGAGCTGCTGGCCGCGCTGGGCTCGGGTGCGCTGCTGGTCGGCGAAGCGATGCGCGACGCGCTCACCGAGCAGCGCGCGGCCGCCGCGCGTCTCGAAGACGAGCTGCTGGCGCAGCTCGCGCAGCGCATGACCGTCGAGTTACTCGACGACGCGCAGCGCGCGCGGTTCGTCGCCGCGACCCGACTCGTGCACGACCGTCTCGCCCGCGCGCTCGGTGACGAACCGCTCGCGCGCGCCATCGCCGCCGCCCAGGCGGCGCGTCCCGTGCTCACTCCCGCCCCCGCCGCCTAA